In Helicobacter mastomyrinus, a single genomic region encodes these proteins:
- the mscS gene encoding small-conductance mechanosensitive channel MscS: MQDIENYFIGSIPQLQILGIALLKATLILVLGYYFSRFIRKKISQAIAKRDAILGQFISQVIFILSIVVIIIAALGTIGVQTNSIIAVLGTAGVAIALGLKDSLSSVASGIILIILRPFKQGDLIEISGMTGYVEAINLFTTHLRLTDGKFAIVPNSNIAKANIVNTTLNEQRRIDLIIGVGYQSDVESVKNIINDVLQNTPEVDLAQTYFIGLSELGESSLNFTLRFWVKLESGVLNAQCKVLESIKAQLDKNGIEIPYNKLDVNIIKAD; this comes from the coding sequence ATGCAAGATATTGAAAATTACTTCATAGGTTCAATCCCGCAGCTTCAAATACTAGGTATCGCGCTTTTAAAGGCAACACTTATTCTTGTTTTAGGATATTATTTCTCGCGTTTTATACGAAAGAAAATCTCTCAAGCCATTGCCAAACGTGATGCAATCTTAGGACAATTCATCTCGCAGGTAATTTTTATTCTCTCTATTGTGGTTATCATCATTGCTGCACTTGGCACTATCGGTGTGCAGACAAACTCTATCATTGCTGTGCTTGGCACAGCGGGTGTGGCTATCGCGCTAGGGCTTAAAGATTCTCTCTCATCAGTGGCAAGTGGTATCATACTCATCATTCTCCGCCCTTTTAAGCAGGGAGATTTGATAGAAATTAGTGGTATGACGGGCTATGTGGAGGCAATCAATCTTTTTACCACGCATTTGCGCCTCACTGATGGCAAATTTGCGATTGTGCCTAATAGCAATATCGCTAAGGCAAATATTGTAAATACTACGCTCAATGAGCAAAGACGTATCGATTTAATCATTGGCGTGGGGTATCAAAGTGATGTAGAATCTGTGAAAAATATTATCAATGATGTGTTGCAAAACACTCCTGAAGTGGATTTAGCACAGACATATTTTATCGGCTTAAGTGAGCTTGGGGAAAGCTCTTTAAACTTTACCTTGCGCTTTTGGGTGAAGCTTGAATCTGGAGTGCTAAACGCCCAATGCAAAGTGTTAGAATCTATCAAAGCTCAGCTTGATAAAAATGGCATTGAGATTCCGTATAATAAGCTTGATGTGAATATCATAAAGGCGGATTGA
- a CDS encoding arsenate reductase family protein gives MITLYGIKTCGSVKKATTLLDKHSIPFSFIDLKVQVPSAPLIRGWIEQRGIGKVLNTKGTTYKNLKKEGLIKEGLITDSKALIEEQIALLTQYPLLLKRPVITYDKTLIIGYEEEAIIGLIHTYQNKKL, from the coding sequence ATGATTACACTCTATGGTATTAAAACTTGTGGCAGTGTCAAAAAGGCTACCACGCTTTTAGACAAGCATAGCATTCCCTTTAGCTTTATTGATTTAAAGGTGCAAGTGCCTTCTGCTCCGCTTATTCGTGGGTGGATAGAGCAAAGGGGCATTGGCAAGGTGCTAAATACCAAAGGCACAACATATAAGAATCTTAAAAAAGAAGGACTGATTAAAGAGGGGCTAATTACTGATTCTAAGGCATTGATTGAGGAGCAGATAGCATTACTCACGCAATACCCTTTGCTTCTTAAACGTCCTGTGATTACCTATGACAAGACACTTATTATCGGCTATGAGGAAGAAGCGATTATAGGGCTTATTCATACATATCAAAATAAAAAACTTTAA
- a CDS encoding DEAD/DEAH box helicase: MNHTNTDSGDCLQSENAQGKATQRATHLDNANTQDSIPLEQEGKEKGFEEFGLKEFVLKGIKEAGFSTPSPVQEQSIPIVLQGKDLIAQAQTGTGKTAAFAIPILNALNRNQEIEALVITPTRELAMQISEEILKLGRFGRIKTICMYGGQSIKRQCDLLEKKPKVMIATPGRLLDHLQNGRIAHFAPQIVVLDESDEMLDMGFLDDIEEIFKFLPNTRQTLLFSATMPEPIKALAMNILDNPAFVKITPTDITNKDIEQQYYIINEGERDEAVVRLIETQNPTKSIIFTRMKKEADALATRLINRGFKAMALHGDMEQWERRESMKAFKQNKIELLVATDVASRGIDISDVSHVFNYHIPLNPESYVHRIGRTGRAGKKGVAITLATPLEYKELSKIKKMTKAKLTLCEITQEYSDDAFSQELSQTKVSDKSVMIYEKLKDKIDTTQLCLKLISLHLEKNSNAKIGFSKEQIAQLESVNEAGGQKRSGKKPHSTKPHRTRKPQGNARDSKAKSKGKKRYDDIDRSQPYTGSIWG, encoded by the coding sequence ATGAATCACACAAATACAGATAGCGGTGATTGCCTCCAGAGCGAAAACGCACAGGGCAAAGCTACGCAGAGGGCGACACATTTAGATAATGCAAATACGCAAGATTCTATCCCATTAGAGCAAGAAGGCAAAGAAAAGGGCTTTGAGGAATTTGGCTTAAAGGAATTTGTGCTAAAGGGCATTAAAGAGGCGGGATTTAGCACACCTAGCCCAGTGCAAGAACAAAGTATTCCTATTGTTTTGCAAGGTAAAGACCTTATCGCACAGGCACAAACCGGTACAGGCAAGACAGCAGCATTTGCTATCCCTATCCTTAATGCACTCAATCGCAATCAAGAGATTGAAGCACTTGTCATCACGCCCACAAGGGAACTTGCTATGCAAATTAGCGAGGAGATTCTAAAGCTTGGGCGTTTTGGACGTATTAAAACCATTTGTATGTATGGGGGGCAGAGCATTAAGCGGCAATGTGATTTATTAGAAAAGAAACCAAAGGTGATGATAGCCACACCCGGTAGGCTGCTAGACCATTTGCAAAATGGACGCATAGCGCATTTTGCACCACAAATAGTCGTGCTTGATGAAAGCGATGAAATGCTTGATATGGGCTTTTTAGATGATATTGAGGAGATTTTTAAATTCCTACCTAATACGCGACAAACTCTGCTTTTTTCAGCTACAATGCCTGAACCCATCAAGGCTTTGGCAATGAATATTCTAGATAATCCCGCCTTTGTGAAAATCACGCCTACAGATATTACAAATAAAGATATAGAGCAGCAATATTACATTATCAACGAGGGAGAGCGTGATGAGGCGGTAGTGCGCTTGATAGAAACACAAAATCCCACAAAGAGCATTATTTTTACACGTATGAAAAAAGAAGCAGACGCATTAGCGACAAGGCTTATTAATCGTGGCTTTAAGGCGATGGCATTGCACGGAGATATGGAGCAATGGGAGCGACGAGAGAGTATGAAAGCCTTTAAGCAAAACAAAATCGAATTGCTTGTCGCTACCGATGTAGCATCACGTGGGATAGATATTAGCGATGTGAGCCACGTATTTAATTATCATATCCCGCTTAACCCTGAAAGCTATGTCCATCGCATTGGGCGCACAGGACGTGCAGGGAAAAAGGGAGTAGCTATTACCCTTGCTACGCCGCTTGAATATAAAGAGCTAAGCAAGATTAAGAAAATGACAAAGGCAAAGCTTACGCTTTGTGAGATTACACAAGAATATAGCGATGACGCCTTTTCACAGGAGCTATCTCAAACAAAGGTAAGCGATAAATCAGTGATGATTTATGAAAAGCTTAAAGACAAGATAGACACAACACAGCTCTGTTTGAAACTCATTTCACTGCATTTAGAAAAAAACAGCAACGCAAAGATTGGATTTAGTAAAGAGCAAATCGCGCAGCTTGAATCCGTGAATGAAGCAGGGGGGCAAAAAAGAAGTGGGAAAAAACCCCATAGCACAAAGCCACATCGCACGAGAAAGCCACAAGGCAATGCTAGAGATAGCAAGGCAAAAAGCAAAGGCAAAAAGCGATATGACGATATTGATAGAAGCCAGCCTTATACAGGCAGTATTTGGGGGTAG
- a CDS encoding SH3 domain-containing protein has product MKYRIFALLLYVLYLSACSQKVIQITKIKDLEQLPQDALIYIDESSQIKVDSKALAVLKNDYLEKYYSIWQEKPNPNVNEVFWIKPSLLKNAGFGENLQANPLSYTKEILDSMDIESYPSKAIRAIITTTTDVRAVPTIKPMFNKPDGYPFDRWQNSLIFVGTPVLITHTSRDKSWVHIQSSFVYGWVKAEHVGILSKEQIKEIRGFKQYVTPIEDKILLYNAKGDFATQARIGQIFALKTGSHTKGDKIALVTYTRMPNGNAKQKILYGLKSHFSPFPLELDTQNIAKTINAMLGQRYGWGGLLENRDCSAFVRDIFSQYGIHLPRNSKAQVNYGKNSVDLSTLTREEKEAFIIANATPYQTLLWQSGHIMLYIGHFEGKALIAHSVWSVTTGKKYENMLGGVVITTLHVGEEHNGTFAKSPLLIDKIGAMSDLSILAKQIQAK; this is encoded by the coding sequence ATGAAGTATAGAATCTTTGCCCTTTTGCTTTATGTGCTTTATCTTAGTGCGTGTTCGCAAAAGGTGATTCAAATCACGAAAATCAAGGATTTAGAACAGCTTCCCCAAGATGCGCTTATTTATATTGATGAATCTTCTCAAATAAAAGTTGATAGCAAGGCTCTTGCTGTGCTTAAAAATGATTATTTGGAAAAATATTATTCTATCTGGCAGGAAAAGCCTAATCCTAATGTAAATGAAGTATTTTGGATTAAGCCTTCACTGCTTAAAAATGCGGGTTTTGGAGAGAATCTACAAGCCAACCCTCTCTCTTATACAAAAGAAATTTTAGATTCTATGGATATTGAATCTTACCCAAGTAAAGCCATTAGGGCTATTATCACTACTACCACTGATGTGCGTGCTGTGCCTACGATTAAACCTATGTTTAATAAGCCTGATGGCTATCCTTTTGATAGATGGCAAAACTCATTGATTTTTGTTGGCACACCGGTGCTGATTACACATACAAGCCGCGATAAATCGTGGGTGCATATTCAATCAAGCTTTGTGTATGGCTGGGTGAAAGCAGAGCATGTTGGTATATTAAGCAAGGAGCAGATTAAAGAGATTAGAGGATTTAAACAATATGTTACACCCATTGAAGATAAAATTCTGCTCTATAATGCAAAGGGTGATTTTGCCACACAAGCGCGTATCGGGCAAATCTTTGCGCTTAAAACAGGAAGTCATACAAAGGGTGATAAAATCGCGCTTGTTACATATACAAGAATGCCCAATGGCAATGCAAAGCAGAAGATTCTCTATGGGCTAAAATCGCATTTTAGCCCATTTCCTCTTGAATTAGATACGCAAAACATCGCTAAAACTATTAATGCAATGCTAGGGCAGCGATATGGCTGGGGAGGATTGCTTGAAAATCGCGATTGCTCTGCCTTTGTGCGGGATATTTTCTCCCAATATGGCATACATTTACCGCGCAATTCTAAAGCACAAGTGAATTATGGCAAAAATAGCGTTGATTTAAGCACGCTTACACGTGAGGAAAAAGAAGCTTTTATTATCGCTAATGCTACACCCTATCAAACGCTTTTATGGCAGAGTGGACATATTATGCTTTATATTGGGCACTTTGAGGGGAAAGCACTTATCGCCCATAGTGTGTGGAGCGTAACCACAGGCAAAAAATATGAGAATATGTTAGGTGGTGTAGTGATTACCACGCTTCACGTAGGTGAGGAGCATAATGGCACTTTTGCGAAATCGCCGCTGCTTATTGATAAAATCGGTGCAATGTCTGACCTCTCAATCCTTGCCAAGCAAATACAAGCAAAGTAA
- the mqnF gene encoding aminofutalosine deaminase family hydrolase — translation MHIFGASLVFVCDESFSIIHNGGIAFEANKDRILEVGTYEELCALYPHAKAEFAHNSVLLPALINAHIHFEFGAHLAQFCYGDFGEWLDSLMSQRDSVLAHNDMESIITQGINEQLSAGVGSVGAISSYGGDMPFLARSPLRVVYFNEAIGSNPSAIDMLYGNLLERFYRAKELQNETFIPALALHSPYSLHPIMAQKIIEIAHKEHLPFSAHFLESPQEAQWLGDNSGYFKGFFQRLAGLANPSRFYTPQSFLDMLSPLQNQPLSLTHCLHISPAEVEHIETLKAAIITCPRSNRLLNNAFFPRHLIESAAIPLAIGTDGKSSNNNVNLLDELRVSLYAYEKANLNALGKALILNATLHGAKALGLNNGILQAGKNVDFAIFAFKDSLYNEAQNHVNQAPLHFILHATKPTHLYVNAKAVI, via the coding sequence GTGCATATTTTTGGTGCGTCCTTGGTATTTGTATGTGATGAATCCTTTAGTATTATCCATAATGGCGGGATTGCATTTGAAGCAAACAAAGATAGAATCTTAGAAGTAGGCACTTATGAGGAGCTATGCGCCCTCTATCCTCACGCGAAAGCGGAGTTTGCTCACAATAGTGTCCTTCTACCCGCTCTTATTAACGCACATATTCATTTTGAGTTTGGTGCACATTTGGCGCAATTTTGCTATGGCGATTTTGGCGAATGGCTCGATAGCTTGATGTCTCAACGCGATAGTGTCTTAGCACATAATGATATGGAATCTATTATCACGCAAGGTATTAATGAGCAGCTTAGCGCAGGAGTAGGGAGCGTGGGGGCGATAAGTAGCTATGGGGGCGATATGCCCTTCCTTGCTCGAAGTCCTTTGCGCGTGGTGTATTTTAATGAAGCCATAGGGAGTAATCCAAGTGCAATAGATATGCTTTATGGCAATCTTTTAGAACGATTTTATAGAGCTAAAGAGCTTCAAAATGAGACCTTTATCCCTGCGCTTGCTCTGCACTCACCCTATTCGCTCCACCCCATAATGGCACAAAAAATTATAGAAATTGCTCATAAAGAGCATTTGCCCTTCTCTGCGCATTTTTTAGAATCTCCACAAGAAGCCCAATGGCTTGGAGATAATAGCGGCTATTTCAAGGGCTTTTTTCAAAGATTAGCAGGATTAGCAAATCCTAGTAGATTCTATACACCACAGAGCTTTTTAGATATGCTTTCTCCTTTGCAAAACCAACCCTTATCTCTCACACATTGCCTTCATATTAGCCCTGCAGAAGTAGAGCATATAGAGACACTTAAGGCAGCCATTATCACTTGTCCGCGCAGTAATCGTCTCTTGAACAATGCCTTTTTCCCGCGCCATCTTATAGAATCTGCTGCCATTCCTCTAGCCATTGGCACAGATGGCAAAAGCTCAAATAATAATGTCAATCTCCTTGATGAATTGCGAGTGAGTCTCTATGCCTATGAAAAAGCGAATCTTAATGCCCTTGGAAAAGCATTAATTCTCAATGCCACATTGCACGGAGCAAAGGCTTTAGGACTAAATAATGGTATATTACAAGCGGGTAAAAATGTCGACTTTGCTATTTTTGCTTTCAAAGATTCACTTTACAATGAAGCTCAAAACCACGTAAACCAAGCCCCTCTGCATTTTATCCTCCACGCCACTAAGCCCACACATCTTTATGTCAATGCAAAGGCAGTAATATGA
- a CDS encoding metal ABC transporter permease, translating into MAEIFSYQFVWVALFMSFLVSICSGIIGSIIVANKNVFVAGGVAHSAFGGVGAALFFGFSTTFGALLFGVIMALFLSYAFLYQKERLDAYVGASWAFGMAIGVIFIDITPGYNSDISSYLFGSLLAVGLEEMIAMGIFDVFLVLFVALYYYEMLALFYDNEFCTLKGLNVYAWTSIIFVLIAIGVVLSMSVGGLILILAILSIPAYIAHLFSHSLAFMMCISWLISLISIWVGFFVAYWCNVSIGACIVVLLAFAMFGAIIFHKFIRRIL; encoded by the coding sequence ATGGCTGAAATATTCTCCTATCAATTTGTGTGGGTAGCACTTTTTATGTCCTTTTTGGTAAGTATTTGCAGTGGGATTATTGGCTCAATCATTGTCGCCAATAAAAATGTTTTTGTCGCAGGAGGTGTGGCACATAGCGCATTTGGCGGTGTGGGTGCGGCGTTATTTTTTGGCTTTAGCACGACATTTGGAGCATTGCTCTTTGGCGTGATAATGGCTTTATTTCTTTCTTATGCGTTTTTATATCAAAAAGAGCGGCTTGATGCGTATGTGGGGGCGAGTTGGGCTTTTGGTATGGCAATAGGCGTAATTTTTATTGACATCACACCCGGCTATAATAGCGACATATCAAGCTATCTTTTTGGCTCTCTTTTGGCTGTGGGCTTAGAAGAAATGATTGCTATGGGTATTTTTGATGTATTTTTAGTGCTTTTTGTGGCATTGTATTATTATGAAATGTTAGCACTTTTTTATGATAATGAGTTTTGCACACTTAAGGGCTTAAATGTATATGCTTGGACGAGCATTATTTTCGTGCTTATTGCCATAGGAGTAGTGCTTTCAATGAGTGTGGGAGGATTAATTTTAATTCTAGCTATTCTCTCAATCCCCGCTTATATCGCTCATTTGTTTTCGCATTCATTAGCATTTATGATGTGTATTTCGTGGCTCATTTCGCTTATTTCTATATGGGTGGGATTTTTTGTCGCATATTGGTGTAATGTCAGTATAGGGGCGTGTATCGTTGTTTTACTTGCATTTGCGATGTTTGGGGCTATTATATTTCACAAATTTATAAGGAGGATTCTATGA
- a CDS encoding metal ABC transporter solute-binding protein, Zn/Mn family, translating into MKLTYLRYVFLLCTCFAMLQATSIKVIVSVLPQKEMIERIGGEYVQVEVLVPQGKSPEIYEPSIAQMKYIAQADIFFGVGMPFESPWLKRFSLANPSLIYYNLSTLAQMPQSHAHTTHIPIHNPHIWLSAQSMQPQVAFIADILSKADVAHKDIFKHNSTELIKTLQTITDKTRLLFGTPQAQKHFIVYHPAFEIFAKDFNLNEKSLENEGKEPKGKELSALMQYARNHHIKAIFIQPQYAKSRVEMLAKELNLRIIELDPLAPSWLLSLQSNACQIALNLALDEIASCMQQYFKE; encoded by the coding sequence ATGAAACTTACCTATCTAAGATATGTGTTTCTTCTATGCACTTGTTTTGCTATGCTCCAAGCTACATCTATCAAAGTCATAGTGAGTGTGCTGCCGCAAAAAGAGATGATAGAACGTATTGGTGGCGAATATGTGCAAGTAGAAGTGCTTGTTCCTCAAGGAAAATCCCCAGAAATTTATGAGCCAAGTATCGCGCAGATGAAGTATATCGCTCAAGCGGATATCTTTTTTGGCGTAGGTATGCCCTTTGAATCCCCGTGGCTTAAGCGATTTAGCCTTGCAAATCCTTCACTCATATATTACAATCTCTCTACGCTTGCACAAATGCCGCAAAGCCACGCACATACCACCCATATACCCATACACAATCCGCATATTTGGCTCTCTGCACAAAGTATGCAACCACAAGTGGCTTTTATCGCGGATATTTTAAGCAAAGCAGATGTGGCGCATAAGGATATATTCAAACACAATAGCACAGAGCTTATTAAAACATTGCAAACTATCACGGACAAAACGCGTTTGCTCTTTGGTACTCCACAGGCACAAAAGCATTTTATCGTCTATCACCCAGCCTTTGAGATTTTTGCTAAGGATTTTAACCTAAATGAAAAAAGCCTAGAAAATGAGGGCAAGGAGCCAAAGGGTAAGGAGCTTAGCGCACTTATGCAATATGCTAGAAATCATCATATAAAAGCCATTTTTATCCAACCTCAATATGCAAAATCACGTGTGGAGATGTTGGCTAAAGAGCTTAATCTACGTATTATCGAGCTTGACCCTTTGGCTCCATCGTGGCTTTTGTCCCTGCAAAGCAATGCCTGTCAAATCGCGCTTAATCTCGCATTAGATGAGATTGCTTCGTGTATGCAGCAATATTTTAAAGAGTAG
- a CDS encoding low molecular weight protein-tyrosine-phosphatase produces the protein MSAIKSILFVCLGNICRSPLAEGIARELVRQHNIDLKVDSAGTSGWHIDESPCVGSRNVAKAHGFSIDELKGRRVSVYADDSFDLLIALDGHNYADLLALGFDKSKVKKLGDFGLKGADIPDPYKYRDAESFEKIYQMLEFCVRNLLSIYYPMVESQDLVTKG, from the coding sequence ATGAGCGCGATAAAAAGTATATTATTTGTGTGTTTAGGTAATATATGCCGCTCTCCCTTAGCGGAGGGGATTGCAAGGGAACTAGTAAGGCAACATAATATCGATCTTAAGGTAGATTCTGCAGGGACGAGCGGGTGGCATATCGATGAGTCACCTTGTGTAGGCTCACGTAATGTCGCTAAGGCGCACGGATTTAGTATTGATGAGCTTAAGGGCAGACGTGTGAGCGTATATGCCGATGATAGCTTTGATTTGCTTATCGCGCTTGATGGGCATAACTATGCGGATTTACTCGCACTTGGCTTTGATAAATCAAAGGTGAAAAAGCTTGGAGATTTTGGACTAAAGGGCGCGGACATACCCGACCCTTATAAATATAGGGACGCGGAGAGCTTTGAGAAAATCTATCAAATGCTAGAGTTTTGTGTGCGGAATCTACTCTCTATATATTATCCTATGGTAGAATCCCAAGATTTAGTCACAAAAGGGTAA
- a CDS encoding metal-dependent hydrolase has translation MLFKNATLCDYQGIKTGDLRAQDGIITQIGSLSLLPGEEVLDLQGKLLLPAMIDLNVAPKSLSLCTKNLLSLAQKALKGGVGSILLYPRTTPTCSESGSIELIKNLNSQSPIHLLPAINPLNLEGKLSDISTLYHSGGRAIFVQSDIDAHSLMKIAQYAQMLDIPLICFCQDRSVADGVMNEGLLSASLGLPSIPAFSQTKEVAKIAEMLHTLPIKLIFDTLVYPRSFDILHHFALHSSIQATFYTQTSIHHLLLDESLCENYNTAAKINPPLVDKSSLAQILSLLQKGQVSTLTSLQCADFKSKKDQVFEMASFGIDALEIYFSLLYTYLHKANNIPLPLISQLTSYIPAQILNLNKGVLAEGKIAELIIINPNESFVFNDTFSPYDGQELYGKVEALFSLQTLHTSRI, from the coding sequence GTGCTATTTAAAAATGCAACCCTTTGTGATTATCAAGGTATAAAAACAGGCGATTTACGCGCCCAAGATGGAATCATCACGCAAATTGGATCACTCTCCCTCCTACCTGGTGAGGAAGTGCTTGATTTACAAGGCAAACTCCTGCTTCCTGCGATGATTGATTTAAATGTAGCACCTAAAAGTCTCTCTCTCTGCACGAAAAATCTCCTCTCCCTTGCGCAAAAAGCCTTAAAAGGCGGTGTAGGAAGCATATTGCTCTATCCCCGAACAACGCCTACTTGTAGCGAAAGCGGCTCCATAGAGCTGATTAAGAATCTTAATAGCCAATCTCCTATCCACCTTCTCCCTGCTATCAATCCGCTCAACTTAGAGGGCAAACTTAGCGATATTAGCACCTTGTATCATAGTGGCGGACGCGCTATATTTGTTCAAAGCGATATTGACGCCCATAGCCTTATGAAAATCGCTCAATACGCGCAAATGCTGGATATTCCGCTTATTTGCTTTTGTCAAGATAGAAGTGTAGCTGATGGCGTGATGAATGAGGGGCTTCTAAGTGCATCGCTTGGGCTACCCTCTATCCCTGCTTTTAGTCAAACAAAAGAAGTAGCAAAAATCGCTGAAATGCTCCACACACTGCCTATAAAGCTTATTTTTGATACGCTTGTGTATCCGCGTAGCTTTGATATACTTCATCATTTTGCCTTGCATTCTTCCATACAGGCGACATTTTACACGCAAACTTCTATACATCATTTATTGCTTGATGAAAGTTTATGCGAAAACTACAATACCGCCGCAAAAATTAATCCTCCATTAGTGGATAAGTCATCACTTGCACAGATTCTATCTTTGTTACAAAAGGGGCAAGTAAGCACCTTGACAAGCCTACAATGTGCGGATTTCAAATCGAAAAAAGACCAAGTCTTTGAAATGGCAAGTTTTGGCATAGACGCACTCGAAATATATTTTTCACTGCTTTATACCTATCTGCATAAAGCTAATAATATTCCCCTCCCACTCATTTCTCAACTCACAAGCTATATCCCCGCACAGATTCTAAACCTCAATAAAGGGGTATTAGCAGAGGGGAAAATCGCCGAGCTTATTATCATTAATCCTAATGAATCTTTTGTCTTTAACGATACATTCTCGCCCTATGATGGGCAGGAGCTTTATGGTAAAGTAGAGGCACTCTTTAGCCTTCAAACCCTCCATACTTCACGTATATAA
- a CDS encoding ABC transporter ATP-binding protein encodes MSLLDIKNLSFAYTSHNVLENVNFEVQDGDFWAIIGPNGGGKSTLVRLILGLLKAQSGSISFAQGMELTQIGYVPQNTNFNMNFPICVRDVITLGLLKPSILGFRVRKHLKAVQDAMEQLHIAHLAQKPINALSGGERQKVLIARALVNRTRLLILDEPTASVDVKAQGEIYELLLKLNKHISIIVVSHDISFILGYAKKVLYVNKYALTHNILQCDLDLKGHICEVDILNSFAQKVQNLSEDSQLNVSLAPQTNAKEAANG; translated from the coding sequence ATGTCGCTTTTAGATATTAAGAATCTTAGTTTTGCCTACACATCGCATAATGTGCTTGAAAATGTGAATTTTGAAGTGCAAGATGGGGATTTTTGGGCGATTATTGGACCAAATGGTGGAGGTAAAAGCACATTAGTAAGGCTTATTTTAGGGCTTCTTAAGGCACAAAGTGGCTCCATAAGCTTTGCACAGGGTATGGAATTAACACAAATTGGCTATGTCCCGCAAAATACAAATTTCAATATGAATTTTCCTATCTGTGTGAGAGATGTTATTACATTAGGTTTGCTAAAGCCTAGCATATTAGGCTTTAGAGTCCGCAAACATCTCAAAGCGGTGCAAGATGCAATGGAGCAGCTCCATATCGCCCATCTTGCCCAAAAGCCTATTAACGCTTTATCAGGTGGAGAGAGGCAAAAGGTGCTTATTGCCCGCGCTTTAGTTAATCGCACAAGGCTTCTTATCCTTGATGAGCCAACTGCAAGTGTCGATGTCAAGGCGCAAGGGGAGATTTATGAGTTACTCTTAAAACTTAATAAACATATAAGCATTATCGTAGTGAGCCACGATATTAGCTTTATTCTAGGCTATGCAAAAAAGGTGCTTTATGTGAATAAATACGCGCTTACTCATAATATTCTTCAATGCGATTTGGACTTAAAAGGGCATATTTGCGAGGTGGATATTCTTAACTCTTTTGCGCAAAAAGTACAGAATCTAAGCGAAGATTCTCAATTGAATGTGTCTTTGGCACCGCAGACAAATGCCAAGGAAGCGGCAAATGGCTGA
- a CDS encoding DUF5408 family protein, with protein sequence MKEEESQKIAKRAVKIALFCVFVTLLLSLINIYILIIQASATAAMSKEIKELQEQAGITRYIPQE encoded by the coding sequence ATGAAAGAAGAAGAAAGTCAAAAGATTGCCAAACGAGCGGTAAAAATCGCGCTTTTTTGCGTGTTTGTTACTTTGCTTTTAAGCCTTATTAATATCTACATACTTATCATTCAGGCAAGTGCTACTGCTGCGATGAGTAAGGAAATCAAGGAATTACAAGAACAAGCGGGAATTACGCGATACATACCACAAGAGTAG
- a CDS encoding cytochrome c biogenesis CcdA family protein has translation MNLDDTLLTLYGSMPFMVSLLAGILTFLSPCILPLIPPYISYISGVGISDLQHTSTAHKGKIILTSLLFIAGFSLVFITLGIFASSTLGEIFTASWLRYLAGCVIIFFGLHFLFHFKYTFLHRHIQHNFDYTRFGFLSPFVLGIGFSIGWSPCVGPILASIFTLSLANPTHAFWLMLCYTLGLGLAFFLVALFINAALRFLKKLTAFLRPIEVISGILLILIGVLIIAQKTDFLLP, from the coding sequence ATGAATCTAGACGATACACTTTTAACGCTTTATGGCTCTATGCCTTTTATGGTAAGCCTACTTGCTGGGATTCTTACATTTTTAAGCCCTTGTATTTTGCCACTTATTCCTCCTTATATTTCATATATTTCAGGCGTGGGTATATCTGACTTGCAGCATACAAGTACCGCGCATAAGGGAAAAATCATTCTTACTTCCTTACTTTTTATCGCTGGATTTTCACTTGTGTTTATCACACTTGGGATTTTTGCCTCATCTACACTTGGAGAGATTTTTACTGCTTCGTGGTTGCGTTATTTGGCGGGGTGTGTGATTATATTCTTTGGGCTTCACTTTTTGTTTCATTTTAAATACACATTTTTACACAGGCATATTCAGCACAATTTTGACTATACGCGATTTGGCTTCCTCTCGCCCTTTGTGCTTGGTATTGGCTTTAGTATCGGCTGGAGTCCTTGCGTGGGTCCTATCCTCGCCTCGATTTTTACCCTCTCACTTGCTAATCCCACTCACGCCTTTTGGCTTATGCTATGCTACACTCTTGGATTAGGTTTAGCGTTTTTTTTAGTCGCACTTTTTATTAATGCTGCGTTAAGATTCTTGAAAAAGCTCACCGCATTTTTACGACCCATAGAGGTGATTTCTGGTATTTTGCTTATACTCATTGGTGTGCTTATTATCGCCCAAAAGACAGATTTTTTATTACCATAA